A genomic region of Verrucomicrobiota bacterium contains the following coding sequences:
- a CDS encoding PH domain-containing protein, whose amino-acid sequence MALIKCPECGGQVSTEATACPACGYPVGAKQAAPANNLLLEIRPSWWGYIWYLLFAWLLIPLLIAWLKRKSIVLRVYEDRVAIERGLVTKCYREFFIHDLRSIDVDQGLWGRMVGIGNLTISTAATVEAAETLCGLPDPKAIRDLLIARRQGA is encoded by the coding sequence ATGGCTCTAATCAAATGTCCAGAATGCGGTGGCCAGGTTTCCACCGAGGCGACTGCCTGTCCGGCGTGTGGCTACCCGGTCGGCGCAAAACAGGCCGCGCCCGCCAACAACCTCCTGCTGGAGATTCGTCCGTCTTGGTGGGGGTACATCTGGTATCTCCTCTTCGCGTGGCTGCTGATTCCGCTGCTCATCGCGTGGTTGAAGCGGAAATCAATCGTGCTGCGTGTGTATGAGGACCGCGTTGCCATCGAGCGCGGCCTCGTCACGAAGTGTTACCGTGAGTTTTTCATTCACGACCTTCGCTCCATTGATGTGGACCAAGGTCTTTGGGGACGCATGGTCGGCATTGGTAACCTTACCATCTCCACTGCCGCCACCGTCGAGGCCGCCGAAACCTTGTGCGGGCTGCCCGATCCGAAAGCCATCCGTGATCTGCTCATCGCTCGACGCCAAGGTGCGTGA